One genomic segment of Canis lupus baileyi chromosome 33, mCanLup2.hap1, whole genome shotgun sequence includes these proteins:
- the LOC140623436 gene encoding large ribosomal subunit protein eL21-like, with translation MTNTKGKRRGTRSMFSRPFRNRGVVPLATYMRICKKGDIVHIKEMGAVQKGMPHKCYHGKTGRVYNDTQHAVGIVVNKQVKGKILAKRINVLIGHIKHSKSRDSFLKRVKENDQKKKEAKEKGTWVQLKRQPAPPREAHFVRSNGKEPELLEPIPYEFMA, from the coding sequence ATGaccaacacaaagggaaagaggagaggtaccCGCTCTatgttctctaggccttttagaaaccgTGGAGTTGTTCCTTTGGCCACATACATGCGAATCTGTAAGAAAGGTGATATTGTGCACATCAAGGAAATGGGCGCTGTTCAAAAAGGAATGCCCCACAAATGTTACCATGGCAAAACTGGAAGGGTCTACAATGATACTCAGCATGCTGTTGGCATTGTTGTAAACAAACAAGTTAAGGGCAAGATTCTGGCCAAGAGAATTAATGTCCTCATTGGGCATATTAAACACTCAAAGAGCCGAGATAGCTTCCTGAAGcgtgtgaaggaaaatgatcagaaaaagaaggaagccaaagagaaaggtactTGGGTCCAACTGAAACGccagcctgccccacccagagaagcacactttgtgagaagcaatggaaaggagcctgaactgctggaacccattccctatgaattcatggcatga